Proteins from a genomic interval of Heteronotia binoei isolate CCM8104 ecotype False Entrance Well chromosome 5, APGP_CSIRO_Hbin_v1, whole genome shotgun sequence:
- the LOC132571982 gene encoding olfactory receptor 2Z1-like, with the protein MAGDPNKPAEVELKKNNSSSWTEFILLGFLSQTKYPTVIVTLLVFVFLMVLSENSLLLYLIQMDSGLQSPMYFFLSQLSFMDICQTLSIGPKMTIDFLMKKSVVSLNGCSAQIFFTLVMGEAECLLLAAMSYDRYVAICKPLQYPLLMRRNICIILTVVVWFGAFLHALVPSVYVLPLYYCKSNVIHHIYCDLPSMLKLSCSDTSHFERTLIFSGITLLIIPSSFILFSYMCILATVLRVRSAERTHKALGTCLSHLSVVGLFYGAAMFKYLRPRSYQTPYQDDMVSVFCAIITPTLNPLLYSLRNRDVLTALNKLFRKNTS; encoded by the exons ATGGCTGGAG ATCCAAACAAACCAGCTGAAGTGGAATTAAAAAAGAACAATTCATCATCATGGACAGAATTTATTCTCTTGGGATTTTTGAGCCAGACAAAATATCCCACTGTTATTGTGACCCTGCTGGTCTTTGTCTTCCTAATGGTGCTCTCTGAAAACAGCCTTCTTCTTTATCTGATCCAAATGGACTCTGGCCTTCAATctccaatgtatttttttcttaGTCAGTTGTCTTTCATGGATATCTGCCAAACCCTCTCCATTGGTCCCAAAATGACTATAGATTTTTTAATGAAGAAGAGCGTTGTTTCTTTGAATGGATGTTCAGCCCAGATATTCTTCACGCTGGTGATGGGTGAGGCAGAATGCCTCCTCCTTGCTGCAATGTCGTATGATAGGTATGTGGCAATATGCAAGCCTTTGCAATACCCACTTCTCATGAGGAGGAATATTTGTATCATTCTGACTGTGGTTGTTTGGTTTGGTGCATTTCTGCATGCTTTAGTCCCCAGCGTTTATGTGCTGCCATTATACTACTGTAAGTCAAATGTGATTCACCATATCTACTGTGACCTCCCTTCAATGCTGAAGCTGTCTTGTTCTGATACGTCTCACTTTGAAAGGACTCTGATCTTTAGTGGCATTACCTTGCTTATCATCCCTTCCTCTTTCATCTTGTTCTCCTACATGTGCATTCTTGCAACAGTCCTGAGGGTACGTTCAGCGGAAAGGACTCACAAAGCACTTGGCACTTGCCTGTCTCACTTGAGTGTGGTGGGACTCTTCTATGGGGCAGCCATGTTCAAGTATTTGAGGCCCAGATCCTACCAAACTCCATACCAAGATGATATGGTTTCAGTGTTTTGTGCTATTATTACTCCCACACTGAACCCCCTTCTCTATAGTTTGAGGAATCGGGATGTGTTAACAGCACTGAATAAACTATTCAGAAAAAACACCTCATAA